Within Fusobacterium varium, the genomic segment ATTTTTCATAAGCTTTTATTACAGATGAATGGCTTACTCCAAATTTTTTAGCTAACTCTCTAATAGAAAAAATTTTTCCTTTTAACTCACCATTTTCAATCATCTCTTTTAATTTATAGTAGATTTGAATATATATTTTCTCTCTACTTTTTAACGATATATCTAACATAGAAACTATCTCCTTTAAAATTGTACCGATACACTTATCATTTTTTAATATTGAATAAATATAAATTTTATGTGATACTTATAATATAAATTGCAATATATAAAACTGTATCGATACTCATATTATATATTATTCTAAAAAATATTCAATATGGAGGTTTTTGTTATGTCAAAATATGAATTAAATAAAAATCTAGCTCAAATGTTTAAAGGTGGAGTTATAATGGATGTCACTAATGCTAAAGAAGCTAAAATAGCTGAAGAAGCTGGTGCTTGTGCTGTTATGGCTTTAGAAAGAGTTCCTGCAGATATAAGAAAAGATGGGGGAGTTGCCAGAATGTCTGATCCAAAAATGATAAAAGAGATTCAAGCTGCTGTTTCTATTCCTGTAATGGCAAAGGTAAGAATTGGACATTTTGTAGAAGCTCAAATTTTAGAAGCTCTAGAGATAGATTATATTGATGAAAGTGAAGTATTAACTCCTGCTGACGATAAATTTCATATAGATAAAACTAAATTTAAAGCTCCTTTTGTTTGTGGTGCTAGAAACTTAGGAGAAGCACTTAGAAGAGTATCTGAAGGGGCTAGTATGATTAGAACTAAGGGTGAAGCTGGAACTGGTGATATTATTGAAGCAGTTAAACACATGAGAACTGTTAATGAAGAGATTAGAAAAGTAGTAGCAGCTTCTGAATCAGAACTTTTTAACATAGCTAAAGAAATTGGAGCTCCATATGAATTAGTAAAATTTGTTCATGATAATGGCAAACTTCCAGTTGTAAATTTTGCTGCTGGTGGAGTAGCAACTCCTGCTGATGCTGCACTTATGATGCAATTAGGTTGTGATGGTGTATTTGTAGGATCT encodes:
- the pdxS gene encoding pyridoxal 5'-phosphate synthase lyase subunit PdxS, which encodes MSKYELNKNLAQMFKGGVIMDVTNAKEAKIAEEAGACAVMALERVPADIRKDGGVARMSDPKMIKEIQAAVSIPVMAKVRIGHFVEAQILEALEIDYIDESEVLTPADDKFHIDKTKFKAPFVCGARNLGEALRRVSEGASMIRTKGEAGTGDIIEAVKHMRTVNEEIRKVVAASESELFNIAKEIGAPYELVKFVHDNGKLPVVNFAAGGVATPADAALMMQLGCDGVFVGSGIFKSGNPFKRASAIVKAVKNYNNPKILAEISEDLGEAMVGINVYSLTEEEKMAKRGW